Below is a genomic region from Pseudochaenichthys georgianus chromosome 13, fPseGeo1.2, whole genome shotgun sequence.
tgtaggtgtgtgttgtacagtgcgcagatgccgcggacagacgggtctcagttagtttgatgtccttacttttaatacttgcaaatacaacttttggcccgtaatttcaattccccatttcagcgaccagagagagaggggggggatatatccagtctctgactgtgttacgttattatgagagtgctctcatactttaaattgtatagatttatataaatatatttgtgtgtgtccccgcatctgtagcctgttattgtctcattataccgcactctcaatgaattcaaataaaatatgtgggggaacaatgttcagctaatctaacagagattataaaatatgacaaaacactcgacagctgatgcagctgttgccacgtaataatgaacggacgtcgctttaatatgaccgctcagaggagaggagttctcatttctttaaacgtctgctgcttcccctcctctctcctcggttcccctcctcggtcctccgctcgcatctcctgtgggtgggtctaagtctcgaggaggggagtcgaggaggggaaatttgagtattgagaagcctctagtgactagccttttcctggcctcaagcgagaaatgggacttgttcctgtagaagaaacctagcctaaccctcagtttttttagcaggttattgacatgaagtttaaaagagagacaatcatcaagccagatacccaggtatttgtaacaggcaacaacttcaagttttgttccttgcgtagttacaatatctaaaacaggctctggtgtcttttttgcttttgaaaagagcattaccttggttttatccacatttaaaagaagctttaattcagagagctgagtctgaatagtgttaaaaacagcctgtaatttaacaacagcctctttaatggagggacctgcacaatacatcacagtatcatccgcataaaaatgtaaagtagcttcatccacattatcacctaaactgttaatatatatggagaataaaagtggtcctaaaacagaaccttgtggtacaccatcagaaatgtttaaccactcagaagacagtccatcaaactgaacacattgggacctttcagagaggtagttcacaaactaccccactgcaaggctggatatgccaatactgagtagcctctgctttaagatgcgatgatcaacggtgtcaaacgctttggaaaggtcaataaacagagctgcacaactctgcttattatctaaaatactagtaatgtcatttaccacattcattgtggcagtgatggtgctgtgtttctttctgaatcctgactgatgtttagacaggatatcatctatatataaaaactcctttacttgttcactcataagtcgttcgagcaccttagccagaactgacaatttagagattggcctatagttatttgtATTGTCGAAAGCTGTCCAGCCTGGGGTGAAGACCTACCAGGGTACTCTGTTGGCCACCCAACCAATGGAGATACTGGCCATAGATTTCACCTTGTTGGAGCCTGCAACTGACAGTAAAGAGAATGTGCTAGTCATGACCGACGTGTTCTGGAAATACACGCAGGCGGTGCCAACTAAGGACCAGACTGCTCTCACGGTAGTGAAAGTCCTAGTCGACAGCTGGTTCAACCGGTTCGGGGTACCAAAGAGAATACACTCTGATCAGGGGAGAAACTTTGAGAGTGCCCTCATCCGGCAGGTTTGCCAGTTATATGGGATTGAGAAGTCCAGGACTACGCCATACCATCCACAGGGAAATGGCCAATGTGAGAGATTCAACCGGACACTTCACGACCTGCTCCGATCTCTTCCCCCGGAGAAGAAGCGTGTATGGCCAAAGTACATCTCCCAGCTAGTGTGGGCATACAACACCTCGGCACATCGCTCGACTGGGAATACCCCTTATAGCTTAATGTTTGGTGTGCCACCACGGGTCCCTGCAGATTTTCTCTTGGGAGAAGGTACCCCAGAAGACACAACCAGGTCCTGGGATGAGTGGGTCCAGCAGCATCGGGAACGGCTACAAGTAGCAAGAGACTTGGCACGAAAGAACCTACAACAGGCAGCAGACTACCGACAGCAACATCACAACCAGCAGGCACGCGATGCAGGTTTTACAGAAGGACAGCTGGTCTACTTGAAGGATCATCAATGTAAAGGTCGTTGCAAGATCCAGGATGTCTGGTCACCAGTTCTTTATCTGGTGGTTAGAGTGCCCACTGAGTCTGGTGGGCCGTACACCATTACCAGAGCTGATGGCACTGCTGATGTTCGGCGGGTGCATAGGGCCGAGATGAGGGCAGCGCATCTTGAAATTCTACCATCTGCACCAATGACACCTAACCCATGTCTGTCGTCCAGCAACCAAGACATCCCTGCCAGTGACTCCGGCAGTAGTGAAGATGAAGAGATCCTGGGTTAGAGAAGTAAAAGAAGACTCCCTCAAAACCCTGATTCAACTCCACAGGATGTCCCACAGCCCTTCCCCAATAGAACATCCAGCACCCCAGGTTCAGTCAATGGCGATTCAATCATACTCCCTGGTAGGCAGGAGGCACTACCATTCCAAAGAGAGGCGTCAGCTCCCAGAAGAACAACCCGGTCTACTGCTGGAAGAAACCTAAACCCACATAACCTTCCAAGGTCCACAGTGACTAGCAACAACGCAATGGGTGTGGTGAGGGCGGCTGCTCCCTGGGTGCCTGAAATGGTTAATGCCCACTTGTTTAGACCCTGGTTGTGAGTAACTTGTCGTCGGGGCGACGACACTTTTTGATGGGGTGAATGTGGGAATCTGACGTTATTGTCACCTGACGCGGTCACATGACCGGTGACCAGGTAAACAGGAAGTCATAAAAAGTTTGCagtcagttaaaaaaaaaagtctctcTTGGCTGCTTGTCACTGGTCTTCTCCCTCTCACAAAGGTAGGAATAACAGTTTTAAGGTGGTTTTATGGTCTTTTAAATTAACTTATGCAAGTGGCTCATTTAGTTTGGTTTTATTAGGGCGAGTGCAAGACGAGAGTTTACCATTGACGGAGGGAAGCTCTCCCGACAGGCACAAGACTGGGCCTGTTATGAGTAATTTGCTTTTAAATGGGGTTTTTAAACCGACgtttttaattgtgttttaagcAACTTATTTATGTGTTTTACAGAGCTTAATGTACACAACCGGCCCAGCTACCCGGGATATTAAGCGACCATTTCCCCGTCAGGATTAAGCTGAGTTGGAAATCTACTCTGTGGAAGTATGCCTTGTTTTTAACTCTTTCATTTTATATTGAGTTAGTGAATGAGGCTGGAAACTAACATGTTATGTTGTTTCCTTTTCAAAAGGACCAGGCCAGCCACTGTCCTATAGTGTTTCTTGTGTATTTTCTTGTTCATTTTCTTCATGTGCAGTGTATGGCAGTATgatcattttattatttgtcgTAGGTTGCGCTCCTCTGCGGTGTCGGCCTGGGCCCGGGTGGAACGCTGCCTGCCTTCAGTGTAGGGACTGCATGGTGTGACACTTTCTTTTCTGTATGCTAAATATCtcactgttattattttatagaTTGTGGTTTAAATATTGCATGCTTATGTTGTTTTGGTGTGTGGCTTTTCTTGTTTTTGTCCCTCACGATTAGCAGGCACTGCAACCCAGCGGACCGGGCCTGCCCAACTGAGGAGGGTAATTTAAATTTGAATTATATTTGCCATTTTTATACTTTACATGAATCGATATTTTAAACGGTTTCCAAACActtgttaaataaagctgtGTTATGTTTTTGGAATTCATGCCTCTGTCATAATTGAACCGATTAAGGGAAGCTTTAAAATCGATCCACGACTTACATTTAGGATCCACGGGTTCCTCCTGCCCCTTAGCAGGAGGTGGCGTTGTCAGTGACTAGCTTTACATATGGCAACCTCAGTCACGGTTACCACACATATATTTAAGCAAtggctcacgacaggccgtggtatatgctcattatatcacagctaaggggcgtggttcggtcCGACGcgaaaacggttaccaagtgtggcaatatgaaagaaaaatacacactctaatttaaatagtttttattagtaaataatgatgttcaaaataaaatagtccctctgttgccttctgcacgaaacatagtgcgaggtggttgctatgcaacaacactaacagctagcgaacatattagacagagagcgttgatccatttaattatttggctatttatttacattaatttgtatgttgccgtttattgtgcacccactgaaaaaccgtccagcatcagtagaatggcttacgtggttacttgtataggttgaggttgttctaggctgctgctcggcgtggtgagaatattgctctactttctccggtccccgagattcggcttccagtagctctggagagagctttcgcacgtgtggccactaacggtcataatttctctgctttgtttcaagacccgcatcagaaagcttttgaatggtggtacttttccagttggtctacctgctcttcacgtagctctgcatgtcgtcgtttaggtgcttttgttttatggagataggcactcctcaatccactcctccatagtaagaccccccggaggtcgaagttaatcttaaatgtttccattttatgctttgtaaatttgtttcgtaacggaattaatgtaaatatatttataaaactgacaagtcaaatcaagcaatctgattggtcgatagtgtttttgcggacctctttgattacagatttgaaaacatcgttgcttgctttaaaagtagcacaattcattatgtcaaaccttggaaagtatctagatatccctgccctaatgccaaaggaactgcacactgaatatgttttgcagtttgatgtctatgtctggaccgctgcgtaaaaaggagggtttctgccccgttacttctccgctgctttcttgttccagttccAGCCTAACGGTGGGTATAGGCTACTGTTTTTCTctgacgcggagggatactgacttgttgtgaaaagtaatttaCAATTCTACcggtggtatacgctcagtatatcatggctaagaaccaatcagattgcttgatttgacttgtccgttttataaaagaaAAGAAACTAAATTAGATACTGCGTTCAGTTTCTGTGATGTGAATTATTAGACTGTCATTACAATTAATACCTTGGGGGGTTTGTTCTTTGTTGGACAAAGCAAGCTATTATATAAAGTTCAGATAAAACTATACTTAGTAGCCTAATAGTTTACATAAAGAGGAAAGCGCACATCAAATCAATACACAGCCATGGTAAGTACCATCATTTTAAAGGTAAGTCCACAAGCGTATAACGCGTAGATGCCTTTATGTATATCGAGGTTGAAGCATCCACTTACACTTGAGTCTAAAGCCTGCTGAAGAATGATGTCTCTTCCAGATCCGCACGGGTGTCAAAGATCACCCCGAGCTCTACTCGCAGATATACACCCCGCACCTGGTTGTTGTGCCTGGGGGGCGCTTCAGGGAGCTCTACTACTGGTGAGTGAAGGATGAAGGCTGTCTCTCAGCTGTCTGGGAGAAAAGACTCTCTGGGTCAGACCCAGGTAGGGGTCTCTGCTGAAAGCCCAGCTTGGTGCCGTGTGCAGACAGTGATGTTCACCTCTCTGTGCCCAACAGGGACTCCTACTGGGTCATCAACGGCCTCCTGCTGTCGGAGATGACAGACACGGCACACGGGATGATTCAAAACTTCCTCTACCTTTTCAACAGGTGAGCCTTAAAGCAAGTTTCATCTCTCACTTAGAAGTCCACCGCACTGCAGATAACATCCTAAGTTGTACACGTTGGATGTGGAACTCTCCAGGGGGGGGATTTCGTGATTTGTGCATTAACAGATTTCACAATTTCACAGATATGGATTCATTACAAATGGTGGTCGGATTTACTATGAAAGGCGCAGCCAGCTTCCATTCCTCACTCTAATGGTGGACAGTTACTATCGAGCTACCATGGATAAAGAGTTTCTCAGGTGATAATATGGCCAAGCTGATGTCCTGCACCACACATTATCATTTTTCAGCTGCATCTCCTCCAAAATAGAAAGAAAAAGGCATAATAAACATCAGAACCTCAGTGCTCCTATCTTTCTGTGCCTACAGTTTGTTTCTCCTAACATGCTTATttagaaagacacacacaacgTAATGCTATGGGGTCCTATTATTATGCTTTTTGAGGTTTTcgctttcctgtagtgttatatatccccccctcctccattggactcctttgtttactcctgtaacatagtgacatcacaagATATCACTCGGACATCTATTGTCTAGCGCTCCCTTACATTGAACGTGAAGTCCTGCTAAGGCGCAGGACATCACGAAGCatgcagttgaccaatcacaacagagccgtccagctaaccaatcagagcagactgggctctggtttcagacagagggtgaaaagaggttctgcagcatgagaaaaataacgagctttttgaacattaaagcatgtaaacatgtcacagatgaggcacagaatacaaatatgaaacctgaCAATTAGCATAATTTGATCACTTCAAAGACTGTGAACAGTAGTTTAATGAAATGTTTTTCCCTCCTGTCTGTACTCACTTCACATTTGACTATTTTAGAGGAGCTTTGCCCGCTCTGGAGCAGGAGTACCACTTCTGGATGCAGAACCGCTGTGACGCTGAACGGGGCTGAGCATGTACTGAACCGGTATCATGTGCAGGTGGGCTGCCCCAGGTACACCTGAATAAATCCAGAGTAAATAATGAACAATTGTAAGATGTCTTTGGTATGTAGAGTTGGCCTTCACTTCACTTTGTTTTCTTTCAAGGCCTGAATCGTGCACAGATGATCTGGAATTAGCTGAAGGACTTACTGAAGGTAAAGGCTTTATTGCCGTTCATATTCTGCTGATTGAATAAATATTTTCGAGAAGGGCTATGGTCTTGGTTTTATTCCATGAGAGATGGACTTAAGGGTATTGCTGAAGGGTGTACTGTAGTATTATAAGCTCTCCCCAACAGAACAATTATTCAAGGATCATTTGTGCCAAACATATCCACTCAGAAAATGAATCAGTACCCTGTTTTAATGAATAAACATTCATTATTTAACATTGACCCTGAACCATTATTTTAAGAGAAGCTGTTCGAAGGGGTAATACTCTTTTTCAAGATGCTAAAGAAATACAAATCCGAAATGTGTTTGCAGTGCACAGATTCCTGAAAATGTTTTCCTTTTATGTAAGaatatatttaataataacaaataGTCATGGTCATTTAGTTATTTTCTCCGTCTTGAAAGAGATTCTATTTTCTCTAAAGCTCGTAGTaaaaaaatgaaacaaacatgttTTTCAGAGGGTGCATATTTAGCGTTTTCCACATCCACTTAACAAACATGACACACAGAATAAGTACAACACTTTGGATGCTGATTTGTTGTGGCTCCACTGTTTTTTTTCTTGCCTTCAGACCGCAAGGAGCAGCTGTGGATGGAACTGAAAGCGGGTGCAGAGTCTGGTTGGCACTTCACATCCCGCTGGTATGTAGATCGTGATGGGCACAACAACGGCACCCTGGGGGACACCAGAACCAGCCAAATCCTGCCAACTGACCTTAATGCCCTGCTGTGCCTCACTGAGAAGACTCTTGCTTCATTTCACAGGATACTGGGCAAGTACTTGAACATCATTTGACCTTGGCACTAACTTTTCTTTGCCTGCATAGTTCTTTTAGCCCCAAACTGCTGGTGCGTAATGATGTGCTGTTTCCTGACAGGTGATGGTGACTCAGCCGCACAGTATGACCAGGCAGCCGCCCGCAGACTGGAGGCCATAGAGTCTTTGCTGTGGGATGCTGAGAGAGGAGCCTGGTTTGACTTCGACCTGGTGACACACTCCAAACACTTTGAGTTTTACCCATCCAACCTGGCACCTGTTTGGGCCCAGTGCTATTCTGGGCCTGAGATGGGAGAGAAGGCAGTACAGTATCTAAAGGTTGGTAGTAATTCTTGGCTTCATTGTGGTCGCAAATATATTCACAGATATATTATAAACAATCAATAATGTTATTGGTCAAGTGTTTATCTGAAGGGTTGTTTCATCCAAATTACAAAAGATGCACTTTTTTCCAACTTATCTCATATGGTAACTACAGCAGCTATGGCCCACTGTATGTTTAGTTTCTTTCTAACTTATTTAGAGAAATTTGTCTCTGAAATATTTGCTGTCACCTTAGCGTCAACATCCACCTCGGAAAAGTAAAGCCAATAgcgggcaaggcaagtttatttatatagcacctttcaacacgaggcaattcaaggtgctttacaaaaatgaaagacattcagacaaaggcatttaaaaacagtaaaagataataaaagaaacattaaaaaaaaaatacatgaatacaaagttacagtgcagtttaagatatgaatagttcacacagaagttccactttactgatgaacacaacggctcagtttcaattaaaagcggcgacaaaaagataagtcttcagcctggatttaaaagtagtcagagttgcagcggacctgcaggtttctgggagtttgttccagatatttggagcataataactgaacgctgcatgGGGAGTCTCTACTGGTTCCGAAAaagtcagattgtatagaagtctatgagaaaatgatcCACTTCTCTCTCACGTCTCACATCGGTAAACATTTTCCTGACAAAGTTTATGGTCTAAAGCACTGGTTTCAAGTCGAAgttcattttgtaaatgatggtcCCATGTTTTAAAACAAGGTAAGTGTAAAGCAGAATGGTAATTTTAGCTTGTGGCTACCTTGTGATTCTCATGTTGCTATTACGTTGTAGTTCGTGTTTTCAGCTCATGAAAgtacatttttacattttgcTCCCCTAaaaatattttgtttttgttctaCCCTCTTTTTGTCACTTTGAATCCTAAAGACCAAGTTGGCATTGGAAAAAATGCCTGAACTAAAATAACAAAACCCAACGCTGTGTCGGTGactatagaggcttctcaatactcaaatttcccctcctcgactcctctcggtcctccggtagtgacccggaaatgaatttcagcgcgccattttgaaggacgtctcatttctctaaatgcacaccgaggaccgaggatcgagcgtcgaggaggctctctggaggagctataaccgaggatacactgatggttcctccacggctcctccgcggatgcatttccgggaacggtggaggcgtgacgcacggccggacttatctcagccaatgacagctctgcatgcatcccctggatattattttagaaactgctctcatcgcaacgcgatgtttacagtgagaacagctgtgaggtcctgcagaaagcagagcagtgtgtaaaatatatatcactcagtataacaggcctactctctttatttgctttagtttagtagatatctacaaacaaagagtcgatatttttctaaaaccatttagtgcttcacataataaaatacacaacggctgtagcctgattatgctttaggaggtgtaggtgtgtgtggtacagtgtgtaggtgtgtgtgtggtaggttacagtgtgtaggtgcgtgttgtacagtgtgtcggtgtgtgttgtacagtgcgcagatgcggcggacagacaggtctccgttggtttggtgtcctctgcttacttttaatacttgcaaatacaacttttggcctgtaatttcaattccccatttcagcgaccagagagagggggggggggggggatatatccagtctctgattgtgttacgttattatgagagtgctctcatactttaaattgcatatatttatataaatatatttgtgtgtgtgtgtgtgtccgcatctgtagcctggtattgtctcattataccgcactctcaatgaattcaaagtaaatatgtgggggaacaatgttcagctgatctaacagagattataaaatatgacaaaacactccagctgatgcagctgttgccacgtaataatgaacggacgtcgctttaatatgaccgctcagaggagaggagttctcatttctttaaacgtctgctgcttcccctcctctctcctcggttcccctcctcggtcctccgctcgcatctcctgtgggcgggtctaagtatcgagcaggggagtcgaggaggggagtcgaggaggggaaatttgagtattgagaagcctcttttgTATGTGACTATGTCGATTGAGATAAACTTAACgtcatttcgatctctctgtctgtaaacacaaactgagtaagataacatggtgaaaacagtctaaattaacaatcgggatgGAAATGTtcagatttccaaagggaggttctgtgaataaataaaaaatcaagaaccgaaataattgaactattcacatcttagactgcactgtaactttgatcttttaatgtttattttattagcttttctttttaatgactgattttaaatgccattttcttcatgtctttcattttttgtttttcttttaatgtttcttttatcttttactgtttttaaatgccttttatctgaatgtctttcatttttgtaaagcaccttgaattgcctggtgctgaaaggtgctatataaataaacttgccttgcctaagattgacattaaagttgactttgacttatcaggaacaattctttTGTTGTCTTCATCAGAACCCTTTCCCATCCTACCCTTGCCTTGGATTATCATCCAGGATATTGACAAATGCATTCAAAACTGACTAGATACCAATTGGTGTTAGTAGGAAAATACATTATGGGACCACTTTATTAGGTGCAGCTGTAATTGAGTTTTTACTGAGGTCATAATTAAAGATGGTGTGTAATGGACTTCATTATATTGAAAGGTCCTATTTAAATACACAAGGGTGCAGGACATTAGAAACTTACCAGCCTTGAATATAAGAAGTCCTGTATAATTACATCAAAGTCTTCTCACACCTTTTTAAACATCAAATTCAAGGACTTTCAGGACTATACAGGCACAATTCTTTCAAATTCAAGGGCATTGTTTGTGATTATTTTACGAGATCTAGAGGCTCCTTTTTAATGTAGCTTCATTGtgttttcatgtaaatgtattttaatgtgTCCCGTCTGCATGTGATGTGTTGCTATGGTAAGATGGTGGTGCGATCGTTTCCCTCAAAGAACAATAAATGTGATTTCATATTTTCATATTTCATGAATCCTGACTACTAAGAAGCCCACCTCGTAGGACATTACACATGCCTTATAAACTGCTCATGTCCTCCAGCAGATGGCACACACACTGCACTGGTTTCATCTGCATGCTCTCATGGTTGCTATTCTCCGTGTGTACAGAGCAGCGGTGCTCTCCAGTTCCCCAATGGAGTTCCGACGTCCCTGAGAGAGTCTGGGCAGCAGTGGGACTATCCCAACGCATGGCCTCCTTTGCAACACATGCTCATCGAGGGTAGGTAGCAGTTAATTGATTTGCTGCTAACCTTCTTGAAATGTGTAATAAATCTTATCCAATTGTTCCACtagttctgtttttttttttgaagaATCATTTCTAAAGAAGCACAGCGGTTTAAGGTCTAATTTGAGGCTGCTTGCATCCACTCCCTTAAACATCTAATCAATCCAAAGTTATAATTATGTGAATGTTGCCTAGATGCATTGTGTGTGTTCTTGAAGTCTAACAAACATGGTTTATGCATTTTCCCCTCTCATTGAACACTtgcaacaaaaaaatattttctAGAAATGTTAAAGGAGCccttacatttttgtattggttCTCCCGTTCCTGTagtgttttttttgtgtgcatgtaaatggtctgcaaaggctaaaatcccaaagtttggTCTTGTCTGTGTGACACATGATCAGAGAGTAGTTTGAGTTCTGGCGCTCAAAACTTCTTAGTTGCTTAAATCTGTATCGGAATGACTGTCCTGTAGATTTTTTTATGAAAATGTTTACCATGCAATCCCAGCCAAAAGGGCCATGACAAGAAAACTAACCTTAATGCGGAGAGTTAGCTAGTTGGGTCTGTGTTATGATGGAAACTTTCTTGTATTTCCAGGTTTATCCAAACTGCCTTCAGAGGATGCTAAACAGCTAGCATTTGATTTAGCCCAGCGTTGGATCAAGACAAACATGAAGTATGAAGCCATGTTTGAAAAGGTGAGTCTTGTAAATGAATATCCTCGGTAAGTGCTATGTTGACTGAGAAAGCTGTGTACGCCCAGGAAATataataagaaaaaaacatggAGTAATTCTAACTAGTGTGAAAGCT
It encodes:
- the treh gene encoding LOW QUALITY PROTEIN: trehalase (The sequence of the model RefSeq protein was modified relative to this genomic sequence to represent the inferred CDS: inserted 6 bases in 3 codons; substituted 1 base at 1 genomic stop codon) yields the protein MNFSEIYCTGPILHQVQTAKLFDDDKYFVDMKLRETPDVVLSAFRNLSNESPFTVPPAKXSNYFEKPGTEFESWTPPDWHTKXEPAKFLGGIADQQLRNWAAKIHNLWKSFGRKIRTGVKDHPELYSQIYTPHLVVVPGGRFRELYYWDSYWVINGLLLSEMTDTAHGMIQNFLYLFNRYGFITNGGRIYYERRSQLPFLTLMVDSYYRATMDKEFLRGALPALEQEYHFWMQNRXVTLNGAEHVLNRYHVQVGCPRPESCTDDLELAEGLTEDRKEQLWMELKAGAESGWHFTSRWYVDRDGHNNGTLGDTRTSQILPTDLNALLCLTEKTLASFHRILGDGDSAAQYDQAAARRLEAIESLLWDAERGAWFDFDLVTHSKHFEFYPSNLAPVWAQCYSGPEMGEKAVQYLKSSGALQFPNGVPTSLRESGQQWDYPNAWPPLQHMLIEGLSKLPSEDAKQLAFDLAQRWIKTNMKYEAMFEKYDVXEPGGGGEYEVQLGFGWTNGVALQLLDQYGATLTSGGSRVLSGLLLPLVISATVMLQ